A genomic window from Vitis riparia cultivar Riparia Gloire de Montpellier isolate 1030 chromosome 18, EGFV_Vit.rip_1.0, whole genome shotgun sequence includes:
- the LOC117906966 gene encoding uncharacterized protein LOC117906966 isoform X2 has protein sequence MPYSKAQLSIAVHRIGQTLVLNTGPGIEDGEKLVRRHNQSKCADQSLFLNFAMHSVRMEACDCPPTHNSQSEEQPNSSEVLPGLFECRAEDGLESSDYPAQGVTSQFFEPVDDVSQKEGFNCPEYSHVKQGNFFWGSKTNKRSNGHDSVKKASQVGEKPRYSVQDSEKYRRVGNDGFSRVLFWQFHNFRMLLGSDLLLFSNEKYVAVSLHLWDVTRQVTPLTWLEAWLDNVMASVPELAICYHQNGVVQGYELLKTDDIFLLKGVSEDGTPAFHPHVVQQNGLSVLRFLQENCKQDPGAYWLYKSAGEDVIQLFDLSVIPKNHSSNDCDDSSSSLPSLVHRGRSDSLPSLGTLLYRIAHRLSLSMASNNRAKCARFFKKCFDFLDRPDLLVVRAFAHEQFARLILNYEEELDLTSEGLPVESDITVTDAEEEPLDLVSSISESIIHGDIPSLIPEDEPSEEGAYFQDTISEVSSKMTLEENISASKKLIASGDTAMGDQGVVLNSIDDENFAVTSAHVVQSVADPISSKLAAVHHVSQAIKSLRWKRQLESTEPENGEHGGRIHDRSPSSVNFSVCACGDADCIEVCDIREWLPTTKLDHKLWKLVLLLGESYLALGQAYKEDGQLHQTLKVVELACAVYGSMPRHLGDTIFISSMVSTSPSQTELNDRRERLKSSSSDDGLTFDRFSSTYLFWAKAWTLVGDVYVEFHMIRGTEISIQAERKPCSGELRMSSEVMKEVKRLKKKLGQYKQNCSSCSLVNCSCQNDRASSGSSASSSSGDTLPFVYGRKLSKRSYSKSAPYSHLEKPDGDLIHHKVDNRRSSESQCLRHDRDDGAIAEASHIITDKLRVKTLEAANRKRVESTYEIHDAQFKMADQPKNALGETPKTKNGGIFKYFGGPVVGDADYNLSAALSCYEEAIRALGELPTGSAELQSVIKKKGWVCNELGRSRLERKELEKAEVAFVEAINAFKVVCDHMNIILINCNLGHGRRALAEEMVSKIEGLKVHAIFHDAYNQALETAKLEYRESLRYYGAAKAELSAITEEADSEASSLRNEVYTQTAHTYVRLGMLLAREDTVAEVYEKGAFEDVTICYTSSSGRRGRKDIRKHEISANDAIRKALSLYESLGESRKQEAAYAYFQLACHQRDCCLKFLESDHLEGNLLKGENSLLQRIKQYASLAERNWQKSTDFYGPKTHATMYLTILMERSALSLRLSSYFHSNAMLESALSRLLDGRYISGETISDSLRNLNSEVLSKFWSQLQMVLKSMLAAALSESTNRSSPAPHPGVPSNRFQDVGKLRELYKMSLQSTDLNQLHAMHKLLTA, from the exons ATGCCATATTCCAAGGCTCAACTGTCAATTGCAGTTCATCGTATTGGGCAGACTCTTGTTCTAAATACTGG GCCTGGTATTGAAGACGGAGAAAAATTGGTTAGAAGACATAATCAGTCAAAATGTGCGGATCAGTCTTTATTTTTGAACTTCGCCATGCATTCAGTTAGAATGGAGGCTTGTGATTGTCCACCTACTCATAATTCCCAGTCAGAAGAGCAACCAAACTCATCTGAGGTTCTTCCTGGGCTGTTTGAGTGCAGGGCGGAGGATGGTCTTGAATCTTCTGATTATCCAGCACAAGGTGTTACATCCCAGTTTTTTGAACCGGTTGATGATGTTTCTCAAAAGGAAGGATTCAACTGTCCAGAGTACTCACATGTCAAACAGGGCAACTTTTTCTGGGGAAGCAAAACGAATAAGAGAAGTAATGGGCATGATTCTGTTAAAAAGGCTTCACAAGTTGGTGAAAAGCCTAGGTACTCGGTACAAGACTCTGAGAAATATCGAAGAGTTGGTAATGATGGGTTTTCGAGGGTTTTATTTTGGCAATTTCACAACTTTCGTATGCTCCTGGGCAGTGACTTGCTTCTATTCAGTAATGAGAAATATGTTGCTGTGAGTTTGCATTTATGGGATGTCACTAGACAG GTCACTCCATTAACTTGGCTTGAGGCTTGGCTTGACAATGTCATGGCAAGTGTGCCTGAATTGGCCATCtgttatcatcaaaatggtGTTGTTCAGGGCTATGAGCTTCTGAAAACGGATGATATATTTCTGCTCAAGGGTGTTTCTGAGGATGGTACACCTGCTTTTCATCCACATGTTGTCCAACAAAATGGCCTTTCTGTTTTGAGGTTCCTTCAGGAAAACTGCAAGCAAGATCCTGGTGCTTACTGG CTCTATAAAAGTGCTGGGGAAGATGTAATTCAACTTTTTGATCTTTCTGTCATTCCCAAGAACCATTCTTCCAATGATTGTGATGATAGCTCTAGTTCTCTGCCATCTCTGGTGCATAGAGGGAGAAGTGATTCCTTACCTTCACTGGGGACTCTCCTGTACCGAATTGCTCATAGGCTTTCACTCTCCATG GCTTCTAACAATAGGGCCAAGTGTGCAAGATTCTTCAAGAAATGCTTTGACTTCTTGGATCGGCCAGATCTTCTG GTTGTTCGTGCATTTGCTCATGAACAATTTGCAAGACTCATTTTGAATTATGAAGAAGAGCTGGATTTAACATCTGAAGGCCTTCCTGTGGAATCTGACATTACAGTTACTGATGCCGAAGAAGAACCACTGGATCTTGTTAGTAGTATTTctgaatcaattatccatggaGACATACCATCCCTCATTCCAGAGGATGAACCAAGTGAAGAAGGAGCTTATTTTCAAGACACAATATCTGAAGTTTCTTCAAAGATGACTTTGGAAGAAAACATATCTGCTTCCAAAAAATTGATAGCATCAGGTGACACAGCAATGGGTGATCAAGGGGTTGTGTTGAATTCCATAGATGATGAGAACTTTGCAGTGACTTCTGCTCATGTGGTTCAATCTGTTGCTGATCCAATCTCTTCTAAGTTAGCTGCTGTACATCATGTTTCCCAAGCAATTAAGTCCCTTAGATGGAAGCGCCAACTGGAGAGCACTGAACCAGAAAATGGAGAACATGGTGGCAGAATTCATGATAGATCACCTTCATCTGTAAATTTTTCTGTTTGTGCTTGCGGTGATGCTGACTGTATAGAAGTTTGTGATATTCGGGAGTGGCTTCCAACAACGAAGCTTGACCATAAGCTGTGGAAACTTGTTCTTTTACTCGGAGAATCTTATTTGGCCCTTGGACAAGCTTATAAGGAGGATGGTCAGTTGCATCAAACTTTGAAGGTTGTAGAATTAGCATGTGCTGTTTATGGATCAATGCCTCGGCATCTTGGGGATACAATATttatttcatcaatggttagcACCTCTCCATCCCAGACTGAACTCAATGATAGAAGAGAGAGGCTGAAATCTAGTTCTAGTGATGATGGTCTTACTTTTGACCGGTTTTCTTCTACTTATCTCTTCTGGGCCAAGGCGTGGACACTAGTTGGTGATGTGTATGTTGAGTTTCATATGATAAGGGGTACAGAGATCTCAATACAAGCAGAGAGGAAGCCTTGTAGTGGGGAATTAAGAATGTCATCAGAAGTTATGAAGGAAGTCAAAAGACTTAAGAAGAAGCTGGGACAGTATAAGCAGAACTGTAGTTCATGTTCCTTGGTTAACTGCAGCTGCCAGAATGATAGGGCCAGCAGTGGCAGCAGTGCAAGCAGTAGCAGTGGAGATACACTTCCCTTTGTTTATGGCAGAAAACTGAGTAAAAGATCATATTCCAAGAGTGCTCCCTACTCACATTTGGAAAAACCTGATGGGGATCTCATTCATCACAAAGTGGATAATAGAAGAAGTTCTGAAAGTCAATGCTTGCGGCATGACAGAGATGATGGCGCCATTGCAGAAGCTTCTCATATAATTACAGACAAGCTCAGAGTAAAAACCTTGGAAGCTGCTAACCGTAAAAGAGTTGAGAGTACCTATGAAATTCATGATGCACAGTTTAAGATGGCAGATCAACCTAAAAATGCTCTTGGAGAAACACCCAAGACAAAAAATGGTGGAATATTCAAATACTTTGGGGGTCCTGTAGTTGGAGATGCAGATTACAATCTTTCAGCTGCTCTAAGCTGTTATGAAGAAGCCATAAGAGCATTGGGTGAGCTGCCTACTGGTTCAGCAGAACTACAGTCTgtaattaaaaagaaaggatGGGTTTGCAATGAACTGGGTCGAAGCAGGCTTGAAAGAAAGGAACTGGAAAAAGCTGAAGTTGCTTTCGTAGAAGCCATAAATGCATTCAAAGTGGTTTGTGACCATATGAACATTATATTAATTAACTGTAATCTGGGCCATGGCAGGCGTGCATTGGCTGAAGAGATGGTATCAAAGATAGAAGGTCTCAAAGTACATGCAATTTTCCATGATGCATATAACCAAGCTCTTGAGACTGCCAAACTGGAATACAGGGAATCACTTAGATACTATGGAGCAGCAAAAGCAGAACTAAGTGCTATTACTGAAGAGGCTGATTCTGAAGCAAGCAGCTTGAGGAATGAAGTATATACACAAACTGCTCATACTTATGTGCGGCTTGGCATGCTTTTAGCAAGAGAAGATACAGTTGCAGAGGTTTATGAAAAAGGAGCCTTTGAAGATGTAACAATATGTTATACTAGTTCTAGTGGTAGACGAGGTAGGAAAGATATAAGGAAGCATGAGATCTCAGCTAATGATGCCATTAGGAAAGCTTTGTCTTTGTATGAATCACTAGGTGAGTCGCGCAAACAGGAGGCTGCATATGCATATTTCCAGCTTGCTTGCCACCAAAGAGATTGCTGTTTGAAGTTTTTGGAGTCTGATCATTTGGAAGGCAATTTGTTGAAAGGTGAAAACAGCCTTCTCCAAAGGATCAAGCAGTATGCTTCTTTGGCAGAGAGGAATTGGCAAAAGTCTACAGACTTTTATGGCCCAAAGACGCATGCCACCATGTACCTGACCATCCTGATGGAGAGATCAGCTCTTTCACTACGTCTTTCAAGCTATTTTCACTCGAATGCA ATGCTGGAATCAGCTCTCTCCCGTCTTCTTGATGGACGCTACATATCTGGGGAAACAATCTCAGATTCCTTAAGAAACCTCAATTCTGAAGTCCTTTCTAAATTTTGGAGTCAGTTGCAGATGGTATTAAAGAGTATGTTGGCTGCGGCACT